The uncultured Bacteroides sp. DNA segment TATTTTCTACAGGTTCTACTTTATCTATGCTGATTGGTTTGCGTTTATAATCTAAGAAATCGCGCAAAAAGGTAGAAGATTCTTTTCCATCAACTATAGCTGTGTATTCTTTGAATTTCTTATAGCTTCCAAGGCGAGTGGCTAGTTGCAATGTACTTATAGTTTCCGGATTCCATGCATGGTATTCTCCATCTATTCTATAAGCATATATACCTTTATTAATAAGTTGATCATCGATGATTTCAGATTCAAATCCGTTATCATGGAAGGTTATAGCATCCTTAGCAATTTCTTCTAAGCGAATGCCACCAATGCGAGAACCTATTCCTCCAAAATAAGTGCTACTTAATTCTTCACTTAACCCTACTGCCTCAAAAATTTTGGCTCCACGATAAGATCTTATTGTGCTAATACCCATTTTGCTAATAATCTTCAGTAACCCTTTGCAGATTGCTTTAATATAATTTTTCTCGGCAGTAGCATAGTCCAATTGGATATCTTTGTCACTTACTAGTCTATCAAGGATAGCAAATGCCATGTATGGGTTAAGCGCACTTGCTCCAAATCCTAAGAGAAGAGCTGCATGCATTACTTCACGTATTTCGCCTGATTCTACAATCAGAGCTGTTTGCACACGTTTACCTACAGAAATGAGGTGATGGTGCACTGCACTTACAGCTAATAATGACGGAATGGCGGCATGAGTAGCATCTATGTTGCGATCTGTTAACACGATGTAATTTACCCCTTCAGAAACTGAATCTTCAGCTAATTTGCAGAGCTCAGCTAAAGCTTCTTGCAATCCTGTTTTCCCTTTTGATACTTCAAAAAGCATAGGCAATTTTACCGTTTTGAATCCTTTATAGCGAATGTTACAAAGAATATCAAGTTGTGTATTGCTCAAAATAGGATGATTAAGGCGTACCATTTTGCAATGGCTTTCATTTGGTGTCAGAATATTCATTCCCACTGCACCAATATATTCAGTGAGGGACATGACTAACTCTTCTCGGATTGGATCGATAGGAGGATTTGTTACTTGCGCAAATTGCTGACGAAAATAATTATATAACAATTGCGGCTTCTCCGAAAGAATGGCTAGTGGTGTATCATTCCCCATAGAACTTATAGGTTCTGCACCTGTAGTACTCATAGGTGTGATAATCTTTTCTACGTCTTCTTTTGAATAGCCAAATGCATGTAGCATGCGCTCGTAATTATCTACTTTATGAGATATTTTGCGTCCGCTTTTTAATTCGTCAAGTTCTATTCTATTGTTGGCGAGCCATGTACGATAAGATCTTGCCTGAGCTAGTCCTTCTTTTAGTTCACCATCATAGTATATTTTTCCTTTTTCGGTGTCAATAAGCAATATCTTTCCCGGTTGAAGGCGTCCTTTCTCTTTGATGTCTCCCGGTTCAAAATCCATAACACCTACTTCAGATGCCACAACCATCATGTCGTTGTGTGTAATCAGATAGCGAGCCGGACGTAGGCCGTTTCTATCTAACATTCCACCTGCATATCTTCCATCACTGAACAATAATGCAGCAGGTCCATCCCATGGTTCCATTAAGATAGAATGGTATTCGTAGAATGCTTTTAAATCGTCGCTTATCGGATTCTTTTCATTAAAAGATTCAGGTACGAGCATAGCCATTGCGTGTGGTAGGCTCAAGCCCGACATTACTAAGAATTCTAAGACATTATCCAGAGATGCGCTGTCACTCATTCCCTGTTGAATAATTGGGCGTATATTCTTTATGTCACCCAATTTAGGTGAAGATAGAACAGTTTCCCGAGCGTCCATCCAAGCGCGGTTACCACGAATTGTGTTGATCTCACCGTTATGAGCCAGCAATCGGAATGGTTGCGCCAAACTCCAAGTAGGGAATGTATTCGTACTAAAACGAGAGTGCACCAGCGCTAATCCACTAGTGAAATAACTATTTGTTAAATCAGGAAAATAGGTTCTCAACTGCAAAGAAGAAAGCATTCCTTTATAGATAATGCTCTTTGTAGAGAGAGAAACGATATAAAACTCTTTTTTTGTTGCAATTGCAGAGTCTTTTATTCTATTTTCTATTTTTTTTCGAATGATATAGAGTTTACATTCAGCTGTTTCTGTCTCTGCAAAGCCTGTGATAAATATCTGTTTAATATCAGGTTCACTTGCCAGAGCATCATGACCTAGAATTTCAGGATTGGTAGGCACGTTTCTTAAGTGCATTAAAGTCAGTCCTTCTTTTTCTATTTCTTCAATAATAATGCTAAGAATGTTTGCTTGATCTTTTTCCTTTTTAGGTAAAAACAACAATCCTGTTCCATATTTACCTTTTTCAGGAACTGGAATGCCTTGTAATAAGATGAATTCGTGAGGAATCTGTAGCATGATACCAGCGCCATCTCCGGTTTTATTGTCAGCTCCTTCAGCACCCCTATGGCGCATGTTCTCAAGCACTTTTAGTGCTGATTCAACGATGTCATGTGATTTACCTCCGTGAATGTTTACTAACATACCAACACCGCATGCATCATGCTCGTACGTAGCATCGTATAAGCCTAGTTGCTCAGGTTGTTGCTGGTAAGGTATTGCTTCTGTTTCGTTGTTAAAAAGTTCTTTTTCTTTCATTCCATTTAGCTTATTTGTATGATAATACCTCTTGTTGTATCAAAATGTCCTGCAAATATACGAATCTAATTTCATAATGTTATCTTAATTTTGATTTTGTGTTTTATTAATTGAGTTTTATTTTGATTTTAGTTATAATTAATAATAAAATAAGCCTTAAAAGTAACAAATCGAAAGATATTATCTTTATTTGTGTTTTAATCTAAATATTTGATTGTTATTATTTTGATATTGTATATAAATAAGTCTTTAAACAAAAAAGTCGTTTTTTTGCATGTTTATGTCAAATTTTTAATTGGTAATATAATCCTTATGTAATTCATAATATGTATCTTTGCACTCGAAATAAAAACATAATTAAATATGTGTGGAATAGTAGGCTATATTGGTAAAAGAGATGCCTATCCCATCCTCATCAAAGGGTTGAAACGATTGGAGTACCGTGGGTATGACAGTGCGGGGGTGGCATTAATCAGTAATAACCAAGAGTTAAACGTGTATAAAACGAAAGGCAGAGTATCTGATCTCGAAAATTTCGTTATTCAAAAAGATATTTCCGGTAATATAGGCATTGCCCATACACGTTGGGCTACTCACGGAGAGCCTTGTTCCCTAAATGCACATCCTCATTTCTCTTCTTCAGAAAATTTAGCCCTTATTCACAACGGCATTATTGAAAATTACGCAGTTCTCAAAGAAAAACTCCAAACTAAAGGTTACGTATTTAAGAGCAGTACTGATACTGAAGTACTTGTGCAGCTTATTGAATACATAAAAATCACCAATAATCTTGATTTGCTTACAGCAGTTCAGCTTGCATTAGGTGAAGTTATAGGAGCTTATGCGATCGCTGTGTTGGAGAAAGATCATCCGGATGAGATTATTGCGGCTCGCAAAAGCAGTCCGTTGGTTGTAGGAATTGGTCAAGATGAATTTTTTTTGGCTTCTGATGCTACTCCTATCGTAGAATATACTGATAAAGTAGTATATCTGGAAGATGAAGAAATAGCGTTGATTCGACGGGATATGGATTTGAAAGTCGTGAATCTTAATAATGTAGAGATGACTCCTGAAATTAAGAGTGTGAAACTTAATTTAGGGCAATTAGAAAAGGGAGGATATCCTCACTTTATGTTGAAAGAGATCACAGAGCAACCCGACTGTATTCATGATTGTATGCGCGGGCGCATCAATGTGGAAGGGTCAAATGTTGTGCTTTCGGCTGTTATTGATCATAAAGAAAGGCTATTAAATGCGAAACGTTTTATAATAGTAGCTTGTGGAACCTCATGGCATGCAGGATTGATAGGCAAACATCTTATTGAAAGCTTCTGTCGTATTCCTGTAGAAGTAGAATATGCCTCTGAATTCCGATATCGTGATCCGGTAATTGATTCCAGTGATGTTGTTATTGCCATTTCCCAGTCAGGTGAAACGGCTGATACGTTGGCAGCTATTGAATTAGCTAAGAGTAGAGGTGCTTTTATCTATGGAATATGTAATGCGATTGGCTCTTCTATTCCTCGTGCTACTCATACAGGTTCCTATATACATGTTGGCCCTGAAATAGGTGTAGCTTCTACAAAAGCTTTCACAGGACAAGTAACAGTGCTTACCATGTTAGCATTAACACTTGCTAGAGAAAAACATACCATTAGTGAAGAAGAATTTCTTCGAATAGTGAAAGAATTGAATAAGGTACCTGAGAAAATGAAAGAGGTACTGAAATTGAACGATAAGATAGCTGAATTATCGAAGATATTTACGTATGCTCATAATTTTATCTATTTAGGTCGTGGATATAGCTACCCTGTGGCACTTGAAGGAGCCTTAAAATTGAAAGAAATATCTTACATACATGCTGAAGGCTATCCGGCGGCAGAGATGAAACATGGCCCAATTGCGCTGATTGATGCTGAAATGCCTGTGGTAGTGATTGCGACTCAAAACGGATTATATGAAAAGGTGCTTAGCAATATTCAAGAGATCAAGGCTCGCAAAGGAAAGGTTATTGCTTTAGTTACCCAAGGTGATACATTTATAAGTAAGATAGCTGATTATTGTATCGAGTTGCCGGAAACGATAGAATGTCTTGATCCATTGATCGCTACTGTACCACTTCAGCTATTTGCTTATCATATTGCTGTGTGTAAGGGCATGGATGTTGATCAGCCCAGAAATTTAGCTAAATCTGTAACGGTAGAATAAATCATCTAATAGCAAACATAAAAGATGGAACAATTGAAACATGAATGTGGTGTTGCCATGATTCGTTTACTCAAACCTCTGGAATATTATCAGAAAAAGTACGGAACTTGGATGTATGGTTTGAACAAACTCTATCTATTGATGGAGAAACAGCATAATCGTGGGCAAGAAGGAGCTGGCTTGGCATGTGTTAAATTAGAAGCTAATCCGGGAGAGGAATATATGTTTCGTGAACGAGCTTTAGGTTCGGGAGCTATTACCGAGATCTTCGGGAATGTACAGAGTCACTTTAAAGATGTTGCATCAGATAAACTATCAGATGCCGATTATGCCAAACGTTGTCTTCCTTTTGCAGGAGAGGTTTATATGGGGCATTTAAGATACAGTACTACTGGTAAGTCCGGTATTACATACGTACACCCTTTTCTTCGTCGCAACAATTGGAGAGCTAAGAATCTAGCTTTGTGTGGCAACTTCAACATGACCAATGTGGATGAGATATTTTCGAAGATTACTGCAATTGGCCAGCATCCTCGTAAATATGCGGATACATATATTATGCTCGAACAAATGGGACACCGTTTGGATAGAGAAGTTGAGCGTTTGTATCGTGAATGTGAAGATGAAGGTCTGGCGGGAATGGATATAACTCATGAAATAGAGGAACGCATAGACCTTTCAAACGTTCTCAAGACTACTACAAAAGAATGGGATGGAGGATATGTTGTTTGTGGTGTCACGGGTAGTGGTGAATCTTTCGCTGTGCGAGATCCTTGGGGTATTCGTCCGGCATATTGGTATATGGATGATGAGGTTGCTGTTTTAGCTTCTGAACGTCCGGTCATCCAGACTGCTTTCAATGTATCAGCAGAGTCAATAAGAGAGCTACAACCCGGAGAAGCCATCTTCTTAAATAAAGCAGGGAAGATGCATCTTTCTCAGATTAATAAAGCCAAAGAGATAAAGGCTTGCTCTTTTGAACGTATTTATTTTTCTCGCGGAAGCGATGTCGAGATATATAAGGAGAGGAAAATGTTAGGGGAAAAGTTGGTTGAGCCTATTCTAAAAGCAATCAATAACGACGTTGAACATACGGTCTTTTCTTTTATTCCTAATACTGCTGAAGTTGCGTTTTACGGTATGCTCGAGGGTTTTGACAACTACCTGAACGAGCTAAAGGTGAAACGCATTGAAGCCTTGGGACATAATCCTACGCATGATGAGTTGGAAAACATTCTTTCGATGCGTATACGTAGTGAAAAGGTGGCAATCAAAGATATAAAGCTCCGCACATTCATTGCCGAGGGCAACAGTCGCAATGATTTGGCTGCACACGTTTACGATATCACATATGGGAGTTTGAAACCTTATGAAGATAACTTAGTGATAATCGATGATAGCATTGTGCGAGGAACGACTTTGAAACAAAGTATCATAGGTATTCTGGATCGTTTGAATCCCAAAAAAATAGTAATTGTGTCTTCTTCTCCGCAAGTGCGTTATCCTGATTATTACGGGATTGACATGGCTCGTATGAATGAGTTCATAGCCTTTAAAGCTGCCGTCGAATTATTAAAGGAAAGAGATATGAAAGATGTTATTGAACGTGCATATAACAAGGCTAAAGAACAAGTTGATTTTCCTAAAGATCAGATGTTGAACCATGTAAAGGAAAT contains these protein-coding regions:
- the glmS gene encoding glutamine--fructose-6-phosphate transaminase (isomerizing), translating into MCGIVGYIGKRDAYPILIKGLKRLEYRGYDSAGVALISNNQELNVYKTKGRVSDLENFVIQKDISGNIGIAHTRWATHGEPCSLNAHPHFSSSENLALIHNGIIENYAVLKEKLQTKGYVFKSSTDTEVLVQLIEYIKITNNLDLLTAVQLALGEVIGAYAIAVLEKDHPDEIIAARKSSPLVVGIGQDEFFLASDATPIVEYTDKVVYLEDEEIALIRRDMDLKVVNLNNVEMTPEIKSVKLNLGQLEKGGYPHFMLKEITEQPDCIHDCMRGRINVEGSNVVLSAVIDHKERLLNAKRFIIVACGTSWHAGLIGKHLIESFCRIPVEVEYASEFRYRDPVIDSSDVVIAISQSGETADTLAAIELAKSRGAFIYGICNAIGSSIPRATHTGSYIHVGPEIGVASTKAFTGQVTVLTMLALTLAREKHTISEEEFLRIVKELNKVPEKMKEVLKLNDKIAELSKIFTYAHNFIYLGRGYSYPVALEGALKLKEISYIHAEGYPAAEMKHGPIALIDAEMPVVVIATQNGLYEKVLSNIQEIKARKGKVIALVTQGDTFISKIADYCIELPETIECLDPLIATVPLQLFAYHIAVCKGMDVDQPRNLAKSVTVE
- a CDS encoding amidophosphoribosyltransferase; translation: MEQLKHECGVAMIRLLKPLEYYQKKYGTWMYGLNKLYLLMEKQHNRGQEGAGLACVKLEANPGEEYMFRERALGSGAITEIFGNVQSHFKDVASDKLSDADYAKRCLPFAGEVYMGHLRYSTTGKSGITYVHPFLRRNNWRAKNLALCGNFNMTNVDEIFSKITAIGQHPRKYADTYIMLEQMGHRLDREVERLYRECEDEGLAGMDITHEIEERIDLSNVLKTTTKEWDGGYVVCGVTGSGESFAVRDPWGIRPAYWYMDDEVAVLASERPVIQTAFNVSAESIRELQPGEAIFLNKAGKMHLSQINKAKEIKACSFERIYFSRGSDVEIYKERKMLGEKLVEPILKAINNDVEHTVFSFIPNTAEVAFYGMLEGFDNYLNELKVKRIEALGHNPTHDELENILSMRIRSEKVAIKDIKLRTFIAEGNSRNDLAAHVYDITYGSLKPYEDNLVIIDDSIVRGTTLKQSIIGILDRLNPKKIVIVSSSPQVRYPDYYGIDMARMNEFIAFKAAVELLKERDMKDVIERAYNKAKEQVDFPKDQMLNHVKEIYAPFTDEEISAKMVELLTPKGTKAKVEIVYQHLEGLHEACPKNKGDWYFSGDYPTPGGVKLVNQAFINYIEQVYQF
- the gltB gene encoding glutamate synthase large subunit — protein: MKEKELFNNETEAIPYQQQPEQLGLYDATYEHDACGVGMLVNIHGGKSHDIVESALKVLENMRHRGAEGADNKTGDGAGIMLQIPHEFILLQGIPVPEKGKYGTGLLFLPKKEKDQANILSIIIEEIEKEGLTLMHLRNVPTNPEILGHDALASEPDIKQIFITGFAETETAECKLYIIRKKIENRIKDSAIATKKEFYIVSLSTKSIIYKGMLSSLQLRTYFPDLTNSYFTSGLALVHSRFSTNTFPTWSLAQPFRLLAHNGEINTIRGNRAWMDARETVLSSPKLGDIKNIRPIIQQGMSDSASLDNVLEFLVMSGLSLPHAMAMLVPESFNEKNPISDDLKAFYEYHSILMEPWDGPAALLFSDGRYAGGMLDRNGLRPARYLITHNDMMVVASEVGVMDFEPGDIKEKGRLQPGKILLIDTEKGKIYYDGELKEGLAQARSYRTWLANNRIELDELKSGRKISHKVDNYERMLHAFGYSKEDVEKIITPMSTTGAEPISSMGNDTPLAILSEKPQLLYNYFRQQFAQVTNPPIDPIREELVMSLTEYIGAVGMNILTPNESHCKMVRLNHPILSNTQLDILCNIRYKGFKTVKLPMLFEVSKGKTGLQEALAELCKLAEDSVSEGVNYIVLTDRNIDATHAAIPSLLAVSAVHHHLISVGKRVQTALIVESGEIREVMHAALLLGFGASALNPYMAFAILDRLVSDKDIQLDYATAEKNYIKAICKGLLKIISKMGISTIRSYRGAKIFEAVGLSEELSSTYFGGIGSRIGGIRLEEIAKDAITFHDNGFESEIIDDQLINKGIYAYRIDGEYHAWNPETISTLQLATRLGSYKKFKEYTAIVDGKESSTFLRDFLDYKRKPISIDKVEPVENIMKRFVTGAMSYGSISREAHEAMAIAMNKIHGRSNTGEGGEDAARFIPREDGSSLRSAIKQVASGRFGVTTEYLVNADEIQIKIAQGAKPGEGGQLPGYKVDQVIAKTRHSIPGISLISPPPHHDIYSIEDLAQLIFDLKNVNPKAVVSVKLVAETGVGTIAAGVAKAKADLIVISGAEGGTGASPASSIRYAGISPELGLSETQQTLVLNGLRGQIKLQTDGQLKTGRDIVIMAMLGAEEFGFATSALIVLGCVMMRKCHMNTCPVGVATQNEELRKRFRGRSEYLVNFFNYLAEDVREHLAEMGFEKLDDIIGRTDLIERKAEDDIEKHSLLDFSKLLVRIDNKASLRHMTNQDHAISKVKDVEIIHAASAAIEDAKEMSLEYTIANTDRAVGAMLSGAIAIKHGEKGLPEHTLSIKFKGSAGQSFGAFLVSGVNFKLEGEANDYLGKGLSGGRIALLPPVRSNFEAEHNTIAGNTLLYGATSGEVYINGRVGERFAVRNSGAIAVVEGVGDHCCEYMTGGRVVVLGETGKNFAAGMSGGVAYVWNKEGNFDFFCNMEMVELSLIEEASYRKELHELIRQHYLYTGSKLARTMLDDWGHYVDEFIQIVPIEYKKVLQEEQMRKLQQKIADMQRDY